A DNA window from Hordeum vulgare subsp. vulgare chromosome 1H, MorexV3_pseudomolecules_assembly, whole genome shotgun sequence contains the following coding sequences:
- the LOC123429112 gene encoding F-box/kelch-repeat protein At1g55270-like, which translates to MCSPLPATASLSSTPDTEPKAAWIRPPDMDSASRAAPPPVGAGVRVRAPLVESVSCYCRLDTGLKTVVDARKFASGAKMCMQPDVKQTKRKSRGSRKERCRAQAPLLPGLPDDLAIACLIRVPRVEHPNLRTVCKRWNRLLSGNYYYSLRKKLSMAEEWVYVFKRDREGKISWHAFDPLNQLWKSLPPVPPEYSEALGFGCAVLSGCYLYLFGGKDPLRGSMRRVVFYNARTNKWHRAPDMLRKRHFFGSCVINNCLYVAGGECEGIQRTLQSAEVYDPNRNRWICIPEMNNGMVPFIGVVYDNKWFLKGLDSHRQVTCEVYRPSSNLWSIIDDEMVTGWRNPSISFNGRLYSSDCRDGCKLSVYDANTGTWARFIDSKHHLGNSRAFEATGLVSLNGKLCIIHNNMSITLVDILDPTMGIETDSACMWETVARKGQHKSFVANLWSTIAGRNLKSHIIHCQVLQI; encoded by the exons TGCCCCGCCGCCGGTCGGCGCTGGGGTCCGCGTCCGCGCGCCGCTG GTAGAGTCCGTCTCCTGTTACTGCAGATTAGATACAGGCCTTAAAACTGTCGTGGATGCTAGAAAATTTGCTTCTGGAGCAAAGATGTGCATGCAACCTGATGTCAAACAAACCAAGCGCAAGTCAAGGGGCTCGCGGAAGGAGAGGTGTCGAGCTCAAGCACCACTTTTGCCTGGCCTTCCTGATGATCTTGCAATTGCCTGTCTTATACGGGTTCCTCGAGTAGAACACCCCAATCTCCGGACAGTTTGTAAAAGATGGAACCGCCTTTTGTCTGGGAATTACTATTACTCCTTGCGCAAGAAACTCAGCATGGCAGAAGAATGGGTTTATGTCTTTAAAAGGGATCGTGAGGGGAAAATATCCTGGCATGCCTTCGATCCACTGAACCAGCTCTGGAAGTCCCTTCCACCTGTTCCACCAGAGTATTCAGAAGCGTTGGGTTTTGGCTGTGCTGTTCTGAGTGGTTGCTATCTGTACTTATTTGGGGGTAAGGATCCTTTGAGGGGCTCTATGAGACGTGTTGTATTTTACAATGCCCGGACCAACAAATGGCATCGAGCTCCAGATATGTTACGAAAGCGACACTTTTTTGGTTCCTGTGTTATAAACAATTGTCTATATGTTGCTGGTGGAGAGTGTGAAGGAATACAAAGGACTCTTCAGTCTGCTGAAGTTTATGACCCTAATCGGAACAGATGGATCTGCATCCCTGAGATGAACAACGGGATGGTGCCTTTCATTGGAGTTGTATATGATAACAAGTGGTTCCTAAAAGGACTTGACTCCCATCGCCAAGTGACATGTGAAGTGTACCGACCGTCATCCAATTTGTGGTCAATCATTGATGATGAAATGGTTACAGGTTGGCGTAACCCAAGCATTTCCTTCAATGGGCGTCTCTATTCATCTGATTGCCGGGATGGCTGCAAGCTTAGCGTATATGATGCAAACACAGGAACATGGGCAAGATTCATAGACAGCAAGCACCATCTAGGCAACTCACGTGCCTTTGAAGCCACAGGCTTGGTGTCTTTAAATGGTAAGCTTTGCATTATTCACAACAACATGAGCATCACTCTTGTTGATATCTTGGATCCAACAATGGGCATCGAGACCGACAGTGCATGCATGTGGGAAACTGTTGCTCGGAAGGGTCAGCACAAGTCGTTTGTGGCAAACTTGTGGTCGACCATTGCAGGACGTAACCTGAAGAGTCACATAATCCATTGTCAGGTGCTGCAAATTTGA